A single genomic interval of Lepidochelys kempii isolate rLepKem1 chromosome 13, rLepKem1.hap2, whole genome shotgun sequence harbors:
- the C13H20orf204 gene encoding uncharacterized protein C20orf204 homolog, whose product MILPRTLLCAVLLLLVSVLSKGKAKCSIVEILRQYQAVIFDELQNLKNLTGSAGTPRRGRAGLACLSNKEQKILLSISTMSMSLRDMVRGPQRHPEVVAVMQVVSNTESVTKQNCKKIYKKSLSTATEKPRHRGQGNRRKQLKEIARTVENLVTCWEKLFSLHSKDWDT is encoded by the exons ATTCTCCCCAGGACTCTCCTTTGTGCTGTTCTGCTGCTGCTCGTATCGGTGCTGAGCAAGGGCAAGGCAAAGTGCAGCATTGTGGAAATCCTGCGGCAGTACCAAGCCGTGATCTTCGATGAGCTCCAGAACCTG AAAAACTTGACGGGATCTGCTGGAACCCCAAGGAGGGGGAGAGCTGGCCTAGCCTGCCTCTCTAACAAG gagcagaaaatcctGCTGTCTATCTCCACCATGAGCATGTCTCTCAGGGACATGGTAAGAGGCCCACAGAGGCATCCTGAAGTGGTGGCTGTGATGCAGGTGGTCAGCAACACGGAGTCTGTGACCAAACAGAACTGCAAGAAAATCTACAAG AAGAGTCTGTCAACAGCTACAGAGAAACCGCGACACAGAGGCCAGGGCAACAGGAGAAAGCAGCTGAAGGAGATAGCGCGAACGGTGGAAAACTTGGTCACCTGCTGGGAGAAGCTGTTCTCTCTGCACTCAAAGGACTGGGACACATAG